From one Lolium rigidum isolate FL_2022 chromosome 4, APGP_CSIRO_Lrig_0.1, whole genome shotgun sequence genomic stretch:
- the LOC124708176 gene encoding tubulin gamma-2 chain — protein sequence MPREIITIQVGQCGNQIGMEFWKQLCLEHGIGKDGLLEDFATQGGDRKDVFFYQADDQHYIPRALLMDLEPRVINGIQNSEYKNLFNHENIYLSEHGGGAGNNWASGYHQGEQVVDDIMDMVDREADGSDSLEGFVLCHSIAGGTGSGMGSYVLETLNDRYSKKLVQTYSVFPNQMETSDVVVQPYNSLLTLKRLTLNADCVVVLDNTALNRIAVERLHLANPTFAQTNSLVSTVMSASTTTLRYPGYMNNDLAGLLASLIPTPRCHFLMTGYTPLTVERQVNMIRKTTVLDVMRRLLQTKNIMVSSYARTKEASQAKYISILNIIQGEVDPTQVHESLQRIRERKLVNFVEWGPASIQVALSRKSPYVQTTHRVSGLMLANHTSIRHLFSKCLGQYEKLRKKQAFLDNYRKFPMFADNDLSEFDESREIIEGLVDEYKACESPDYIKWGMEELGEANVAAALDSKLVV from the exons atgCCGCGCGAGATCATCACGATTCAGGTGGGGCAATGCGGGAACCAGATCGGGATGGAGTTCTGGAAGCAGCTCTGCCTCGAGCACGGCATCGGCAAGGACGGCCTCCTCGAGGACTTCGCCACGCAG GGAGGAGACAGGAAGGATGTTTTCTTCTACCAGGCAGATGATCAGCACTACATACCCAGGGCTCTTCTTATGGATCTAGAGCCAAGGGTGATCAACGGAATACAGAACAGCGAGTACAAGAACCTATTCAACCATGAGAATATATATTTGTCTgagcatggtggtggtgctggaaACAATTGGGCTAGTGGATATCATCAG GGTGAACAAGTTGTTGATGATATCATGGATATGGTAGATCGCGAAGCAGATGGAAGTGATAGCCTCGAGGGCTTTGTTTTATGCCACTCCATCGCTGGTGGAACTGGCTCAG GCATGGGTTCTTATGTGCTGGAGACCCTGAATGACCGATACAGTAAGAAGCTTGTACAGACATATAGTGTCTTCCCAAATCAGATGGAAACGAGTGATGTTGTTGTCCAACCATACAACTCCCTTTTAACTCTGAAGCGCCTGACACTGAATGCTGACTGTGTGGTTGTTCTTGACAATACGGCTCTTAATAGAATTGCCGTCGAACGTCTTCATTTAGCAAATCCTACTTTTGCACAAACAAACTCTTTGGTCTCCACTGTTATGTCTGCAAGCACAACCACATTGAGGTATCCTGGATATATGAATAATGATCTGGCTGGCCTTCTTGCCTCCTTGATCCCTACTCCAAGGTGTCATTTTCTTATGACCGGTTATACTCCATTGACCGTCGAGCGCCAG GTTAACATGATACGCAAGACAACAGTATTAGACGTTATGAGACGACTTCTGCAG ACAAAGAATATAATGGTATCATCTTACGCTCGTACCAAGGAAGCTAGCCAGGCTAAATACATCTCCATCCTTAACATCATTCAAGGAGAGGTGGATCCAACACAG GTCCATGAGAGCTTACAAAGGATACGTGAAAGGAAGCTTGTTAACTTCGTAGAGTGGGGGCCTGCAAGCATTCAG GTTGCATTGTCAAGAAAATCACCCTATGTTCAAACCACCCACAGG GTTAGTGGTTTGATGTTAGCAAATCATACCAGTATCCGTCATTTATTCAGCAAATGTCTGGGACAATATGAGAAGCTGAGGAAAAAGCAAGCCTTTCTTGACAACTACAGAAAGTTCCCGATGTTTGCG GACAATGATCTCTCTGAATTCGATGAATCTCGAGAAATTATAGAGGGTCTAGTTGATGAATACAAGGCTTGCGAATCACCTGACTACATCAAATGGGGAATGGAG GAGCTGGGAGAGGCAAATGTTGCGGCAGCACTAGATTCAAAGTTGGTTGTGTAA